In Polycladomyces zharkentensis, the following are encoded in one genomic region:
- the purB gene encoding adenylosuccinate lyase, translated as MIERYTRPEMKEIWNDENRYRAWLEVEILACEAWAELGVIPKEDVEKIRQNARIDIGRILEIEKDTRHDVVAFTRAVAETLGPESKWVHYGLTSTDVVDTALSYLLLQANRILLKDIDHFLDVLKRKALEHKETVMMGRTHGVHAEPTTFGLKMALWYAEMKRNRDRFVWAMEEVRVGKISGAVGTYANIDPFVEQYVCDKLGLKPAPISTQTLQRDRHAEYMATLALIATSLEKFAVEIRGLQKSEIREVEEAFKKGQKGSSAMPHKRNPVGSENITGLSRVIRGHMLSAYENVPLWHERDISHSSVERIILPDATTLLNYMLRRFAGIVEELTVLPDNMKRNMEATYGLIYSQRVLLSLIDKGMKREEAYDRVQKLAMQAWEEQRPFRGLVEGDELITRTLSPEEIADCFDYRHHLKHVDTIFRRLGLIE; from the coding sequence GTGATTGAACGATACACACGACCGGAAATGAAGGAAATCTGGAACGACGAAAACCGATACCGCGCATGGCTGGAAGTGGAGATTTTGGCGTGTGAGGCCTGGGCGGAGCTGGGCGTCATCCCCAAAGAGGATGTGGAGAAAATCCGGCAAAACGCACGGATCGACATCGGTCGCATTTTGGAGATCGAAAAGGATACCCGTCACGATGTGGTGGCGTTCACCCGTGCGGTCGCAGAAACATTGGGACCCGAATCCAAATGGGTTCACTATGGATTAACCTCCACCGATGTGGTGGACACGGCTCTGTCCTATTTGCTGTTACAAGCCAACCGCATCCTGCTGAAGGATATCGACCATTTTCTCGATGTCCTGAAAAGAAAAGCACTGGAACACAAAGAAACGGTGATGATGGGACGGACGCACGGGGTACACGCGGAACCCACCACATTCGGACTGAAAATGGCGCTGTGGTATGCCGAAATGAAGCGCAACCGCGACCGTTTCGTTTGGGCGATGGAAGAGGTGCGGGTCGGCAAGATCTCCGGCGCCGTCGGCACCTACGCCAATATCGACCCGTTTGTGGAACAGTATGTCTGTGACAAATTGGGGTTGAAACCGGCCCCGATCTCCACGCAGACCCTGCAGCGGGACCGTCATGCGGAATATATGGCGACACTGGCCTTGATCGCCACGTCGCTGGAGAAATTTGCGGTGGAAATCCGGGGTCTGCAGAAAAGCGAGATCCGCGAAGTGGAGGAAGCATTCAAAAAAGGACAAAAAGGCTCCTCGGCGATGCCGCACAAGCGTAACCCGGTCGGATCGGAAAATATCACCGGCTTGTCCCGCGTCATCCGCGGCCATATGCTGTCGGCCTACGAAAACGTACCGCTTTGGCATGAACGGGACATTTCCCACTCGTCCGTAGAGCGCATCATTCTGCCGGATGCGACCACGCTGCTCAACTACATGTTGCGTCGGTTTGCGGGAATCGTGGAAGAACTGACGGTTCTGCCGGACAATATGAAACGGAATATGGAAGCCACCTACGGATTGATTTATTCGCAACGCGTCCTGCTCTCACTGATCGACAAGGGCATGAAGCGGGAAGAAGCGTATGATCGCGTGCAAAAGCTGGCCATGCAGGCATGGGAGGAACAACGTCCTTTCCGCGGGCTGGTGGAAGGCGACGAATTGATCACGCGCACGTTGTCGCCGGAAGAAATCGCGGATTGTTTTGATTACCGTCATCACTTGAAGCATGTGGATACCATTTTCCGCCGGTTGGGTTTGATTGAGTAA
- the purK gene encoding 5-(carboxyamino)imidazole ribonucleotide synthase yields the protein MQVKPPTVLLPGSTVGILGGGQLGRMVILEGRKLGYRFVTLDPSTDCPGSQVSDHHIAAEYHDVLAAEQLGEWSDVVAYEFENINPEVVKRLEQKAYVPQGSRLLEITRHRVREKETLYACGIPVAAFRVVHDAGQLRGAAAELGYPCVLKTVTGGYDGKGQRILRGEEDVEPAWQALSRPGEPCILEQFVPFIKELSVVVARNIHGQIATFPVVENIHRHHILHVTLAPAPVYERIAARAERLARDVAEKLEITGLCAVEMFLLEDGQLLVNELAPRPHNSGHFTYDACATSQFEQFLRAICGLPLGSTRLLTPAVMVNILGEHVESLIQRIPTLPDNVKVHLYGKKEAKPGRKMGHVTVLGESLAEAWGTVQQLGIWEDMDGFENM from the coding sequence ATGCAAGTCAAACCGCCAACCGTATTGTTGCCGGGAAGCACTGTGGGAATTTTGGGCGGCGGTCAGTTGGGGCGCATGGTGATCCTCGAAGGAAGGAAGCTGGGATATCGTTTTGTCACGCTGGATCCCTCGACGGATTGTCCCGGCAGCCAAGTGTCGGATCACCACATTGCCGCCGAATACCATGATGTTCTTGCCGCAGAGCAGTTGGGCGAATGGTCGGACGTGGTTGCATATGAATTTGAAAACATCAACCCTGAAGTGGTCAAACGGCTGGAGCAAAAAGCTTATGTCCCGCAAGGCAGCCGTCTGCTGGAAATCACCCGGCATCGGGTTCGGGAAAAAGAGACGCTGTATGCTTGCGGCATTCCCGTCGCCGCGTTCCGGGTGGTCCACGACGCGGGGCAATTGCGTGGCGCCGCCGCAGAGTTGGGCTATCCGTGTGTGCTGAAAACGGTCACGGGCGGATACGACGGGAAAGGCCAGCGGATTTTGCGCGGGGAGGAAGACGTGGAACCCGCTTGGCAGGCGCTGTCCCGTCCGGGGGAACCCTGCATTCTGGAACAGTTTGTCCCGTTTATCAAAGAATTGTCGGTGGTGGTGGCACGCAATATCCATGGACAGATCGCTACATTCCCCGTGGTGGAAAACATTCACCGCCATCATATTTTGCATGTGACGCTGGCACCGGCGCCGGTCTACGAACGTATCGCCGCCCGTGCCGAACGGTTGGCCCGCGATGTGGCGGAGAAACTGGAGATAACGGGACTTTGCGCAGTGGAAATGTTTCTCTTGGAGGACGGACAATTGCTGGTGAATGAGTTGGCTCCGCGTCCGCACAACTCCGGACATTTTACGTACGATGCCTGCGCGACCTCACAGTTTGAACAGTTTCTGCGGGCGATTTGCGGACTGCCGTTGGGATCGACGCGTTTGTTAACCCCGGCCGTGATGGTCAACATATTGGGTGAGCATGTGGAGTCCTTGATACAGCGGATACCGACCTTACCCGACAATGTGAAAGTGCATCTGTACGGGAAAAAAGAGGCGAAACCCGGACGCAAGATGGGTCACGTCACCGTTTTGGGCGAGTCGTTGGCGGAAGCGTGGGGAACGGTTCAGCAGCTCGGTATTTGGGAAGACATGGACGGGTTCGAGAACATGTGA